The window CCCTCGGTGGCGGTTTCCAGTCCCATCAGCACCTTGGCGAAGGTGGATTTGCCGCAGCCGGACTCGCCGACAATGGCGAGGGTTTCGGATTCGCGGGCCTCGAAGCTGAGGGTTTCGTTGGCTTTCACCACCTTCTTCTCGCCGCCGCCAAACAGGGCATTGGCCGCAACCTCGTAGTATTTCTTGAGGTTGTCGATCTTGAGGACAACCTTGCCCGGCGCGGTCTTTTCCTTCTGCTCGCCCGCCGTGACCGGCGCGTTCCAGTCGATTTCCTGGAACTTCAGGCAGCGGGTTTCGTGCCGGTCGTTGCCATGCACCGGCGACATCGGGATGACCATGTCCTGATCGCAGCGGCCCTCCTCGAAGTAATCGCAGCGCGGGCCGAAGTTGCAGCCCGGCGGGCGCTCGTGGGGCAGCGGGAAGTTGCCCGGAATGGCCACCAGCGGGCGGGAGTTCTTGTCGGCGCCGGGCAGCGGGATCGAGCGGAACAGCGCCTGGGTATAGGGATGCTGCATTTCGTCGAACACATCGTGGATCGAGCCGCGCTCCACTGCCTCGCCAGAGTACATCACGCACAGGCGGTCGCAGGTTTCCAGCACCAGGCCGAGGTTGTGGGAGATGAACAGCATCGAGGTGCCGTATTTCTTGCCCAGGTCCTTGACCAGTTCGACCACTGCGGCCTCCACCGTCACGTCCAGCGCGGTTGTCGGCTCATCCAGGATCAGCAGCGACGGTTTCGACATCAGCGCCATTGCAATCACGATCCGCTGTTGCTGGCCGCCCGACAGCTGGTGCGGGAAGGAATTCAGCATCCGCTCCGGGTCGGGCAGGCGCACGTCGGTCACCACTTCCAGCGCGCGCTGATAGGCTTCCTTTTCGCTGACGCCCTCGTGGATCATCGGCACTTCCATCAGCTGCTTGCCGATCTTCATCGCCGGATTGAGGCTGGCCATCGGCTCCTGATAGATCATCGCGATCTCATTGCCGCGGATGTCGCGGAGTTCTTCGGCGCTCATCTCCGCCAGATCGCGGCCCTTGAACTTGATGGTGCCGCCGACGACACGGCCGTTCTTGCCCAGATCCTGCATGACGCCAAGCGCCACGGTGGATTTACCGCAGCCGGACTCGCCCACAAGGCCCACGGCCTCGCCGGGCTGAACGGTGACCGAGAAGTCCATCACCGCGGGAATTTCCAGCAGCCGGGTGAAGAAGGAGATCGACAGCTTGTTAATCTCGAGGATCGGGCCGTCGTAATCTGACAGTTTGTTCATTTCTGCCTCCTTCAGTCCTTCAGGGATTCTTCGCGCAGGGTGTCCC of the Phaeobacter sp. A36a-5a genome contains:
- a CDS encoding ABC transporter ATP-binding protein; translation: MNKLSDYDGPILEINKLSISFFTRLLEIPAVMDFSVTVQPGEAVGLVGESGCGKSTVALGVMQDLGKNGRVVGGTIKFKGRDLAEMSAEELRDIRGNEIAMIYQEPMASLNPAMKIGKQLMEVPMIHEGVSEKEAYQRALEVVTDVRLPDPERMLNSFPHQLSGGQQQRIVIAMALMSKPSLLILDEPTTALDVTVEAAVVELVKDLGKKYGTSMLFISHNLGLVLETCDRLCVMYSGEAVERGSIHDVFDEMQHPYTQALFRSIPLPGADKNSRPLVAIPGNFPLPHERPPGCNFGPRCDYFEEGRCDQDMVIPMSPVHGNDRHETRCLKFQEIDWNAPVTAGEQKEKTAPGKVVLKIDNLKKYYEVAANALFGGGEKKVVKANETLSFEARESETLAIVGESGCGKSTFAKVLMGLETATEGQILLDNRNIEQIPIEERDTRTVSDVQMVFQNPFDTLNPSMTVGRQIMRALEIFGIGDSEAERRKRMLELLDLVKLPRAFADRMPRQLSGGQKQRVGIARAFAGGARIVVADEPVSALDVSVQAAVTDLLMEIQRNEKTTLLFISHDLSIVRYLSDRVMVMYLGHVVELGDTDQVFAPPYHPYTEALLSAVPIADTSVEKEHIVLEGDIPSAMNPPPGCPFQTRCRWKSEVPGGLCEKEVPPVRTLDGGHQIKCHLSDDVLERMKPVIKVAAE